One window of Peteryoungia desertarenae genomic DNA carries:
- a CDS encoding ParA family protein codes for MPVVTFANTKGGAGKTTAVLVMASELASRGNRVTILDADQHGWLARWALRSPRFPQLSVHSVTDETIEAATLRAKKRGGYILIDLPPARDAVLARAIGLADHVIIPVQGCAMDAQGGAEVLDLLADLDRSCGIRIGHSVLLTRVNAAIPTRALTAAREALAARGVRMMQTSLTERAAYRDVFDHGGLLHNLEPADVSNLGKAIENAAQLTGELLTLMPQRMPRPQARKVTGEIDQPANAAPVRKLARAA; via the coding sequence ATGCCAGTTGTGACATTTGCGAATACCAAAGGCGGCGCCGGAAAGACCACAGCAGTTCTCGTCATGGCATCAGAACTTGCCTCCCGTGGCAACCGCGTCACGATACTTGATGCCGATCAACATGGCTGGCTCGCGCGCTGGGCACTCCGGTCGCCGAGATTTCCGCAGCTTTCTGTCCATTCCGTGACCGACGAGACAATCGAGGCTGCAACCCTTCGAGCCAAGAAGCGTGGCGGCTACATCCTGATCGATCTTCCCCCGGCTCGTGATGCCGTGCTCGCTCGCGCCATTGGCCTTGCCGATCATGTCATCATCCCGGTTCAGGGCTGCGCCATGGATGCCCAGGGCGGCGCTGAGGTGCTTGACCTCCTTGCCGACCTCGACCGCAGTTGCGGGATCCGGATCGGACATTCGGTCCTGCTCACCCGTGTCAATGCCGCCATCCCCACCCGCGCACTCACAGCCGCCAGGGAGGCTCTCGCGGCCCGGGGCGTGCGGATGATGCAGACATCCCTGACGGAACGCGCCGCCTATCGCGATGTCTTCGATCACGGCGGCCTTCTGCACAATCTCGAGCCGGCCGATGTGTCAAATCTCGGCAAGGCTATTGAAAATGCTGCACAACTGACGGGCGAACTGTTGACACTGATGCCCCAGCGCATGCCGCGTCCGCAAGCCCGCAAGGTGACGGGCGAGATCGATCAACCTGCCAATGCGGCACCCGTCCGGAAGCTTGCCCGAGCTGCCTGA
- a CDS encoding ferredoxin, whose product MSGPSSALDELERLLSPHGLYCRGIVACSGRPDAPLGPGGEAARSVVLIGAVGGSNWPSFETWQRQQGPVDHPLDRWSQFVLEPIAAALGAKAYFPSEPPYQPFQRWAMEAEGLSTSPLGILIHPVYGLWHSYRGALAFDVELPTEQRPTLPSPCQSCESRPCLTTCPANAVSEEGFDVEACRIYLASKAGDAGCMNSACKARNACPVGQAYRYGPAQLRFHMAALMPP is encoded by the coding sequence ATGAGCGGCCCTTCTTCCGCTCTGGACGAGCTTGAGCGGCTGCTTTCTCCGCACGGGCTGTACTGTCGTGGGATTGTGGCCTGTTCCGGCAGGCCGGATGCGCCGCTCGGACCAGGCGGTGAGGCGGCAAGGAGCGTTGTGCTGATCGGTGCAGTCGGTGGCTCCAACTGGCCGAGCTTCGAGACATGGCAGCGGCAACAGGGTCCTGTCGATCATCCGTTGGATCGGTGGTCGCAATTCGTTCTTGAACCCATTGCCGCGGCCTTGGGTGCGAAGGCTTACTTTCCGTCCGAGCCGCCCTATCAGCCATTTCAGCGCTGGGCGATGGAGGCGGAGGGTTTGTCAACCTCGCCACTCGGAATCCTCATTCATCCAGTCTACGGTCTGTGGCACAGTTATCGCGGGGCTCTGGCCTTTGATGTGGAATTGCCCACGGAACAGAGGCCGACATTGCCGTCACCCTGCCAATCCTGCGAGAGCCGTCCCTGCCTTACGACCTGCCCCGCGAATGCCGTGTCAGAAGAGGGATTTGATGTCGAGGCCTGCCGAATTTATCTTGCGTCGAAAGCCGGGGATGCGGGCTGCATGAATTCTGCATGCAAGGCCCGTAATGCCTGCCCGGTGGGGCAGGCCTATCGGTACGGGCCGGCGCAATTGCGGTTTCACATGGCGGCGCTTATGCCGCCCTGA